A DNA window from Acidobacteriota bacterium contains the following coding sequences:
- a CDS encoding adenine nucleotide alpha hydrolase: MSWSSGKDSAWALHTVRQRGDLDVVALLTTFNSQFDRVSMQGVRRDLVDAQAQRVDLPVWPVELPWPCTNDEYEQRMATVIERAHDEGITRVVFGDLFLEDVRAYREERLAGTGIEPVFPIWCGPAGTRALADEMIKTGLRAVITALDPRQLDESFVGRTFDAELLRDLPAGVDPLGENGEFHTFCYAAPIFDPPIECTIGDIVNRDEFVYADLLTK, from the coding sequence ATGTCGTGGAGTTCTGGCAAGGACAGCGCCTGGGCACTGCACACCGTCCGTCAGCGCGGTGACCTTGATGTGGTCGCGTTGTTGACGACGTTCAACAGTCAATTCGACCGGGTTTCAATGCAAGGTGTGCGCCGCGACCTCGTCGATGCACAGGCTCAACGAGTTGACCTGCCAGTGTGGCCGGTCGAGCTCCCGTGGCCGTGCACCAACGACGAGTATGAGCAGCGCATGGCCACGGTCATCGAACGTGCCCATGACGAGGGGATAACGAGAGTGGTGTTCGGTGACCTGTTCCTCGAAGACGTGCGTGCCTATCGCGAGGAGAGACTTGCCGGGACCGGCATCGAGCCGGTGTTTCCAATCTGGTGCGGCCCGGCGGGCACCCGTGCGCTTGCTGACGAGATGATCAAGACAGGGCTCCGGGCGGTGATCACCGCACTTGATCCCCGTCAGCTCGATGAGTCCTTCGTGGGCAGGACATTCGACGCTGAACTACTCAGGGACCTTCCCGCCGGAGTGGATCCCTTAGGAGAGAACGGCGAGTTCCATACGTTCTGCTACGCCGCCCCCATCTTCGATCCCCCAATCGAATGTACGATCGGAGACATCGTCAACCGCGACGAGTTCGTCTACGCCGACCTACTCACCAAATAG